A single region of the Ziziphus jujuba cultivar Dongzao chromosome 10, ASM3175591v1 genome encodes:
- the LOC107411320 gene encoding vicilin-like seed storage protein At2g28490, giving the protein KARVSLNFLPLPLHKPPHDLFFPPSNSKIQDKSFRPTKKKMGNKKLTLLVLVLVLCYGVLGIKALSFAEDVEDWRRSERGEEAEAEQQQEEEDWRRERGGRGRGSKISSEDWFLLRDVKPIVKTDAGEMRVVKSLGSRNLGRNMHIGFITMEPQTLFIPQYLDSNLIIFIRRGEAKLGLIYGDDLAERRLKSGDVYLIPAGSAFYLVNTGEGQRLHIICSIDTSESLGLGAFQSFFVAGGTYPTSILSGFSTHILENAFNVSRGELTEILSRQEEGPIVYITDPNPPSLWSKFLQLKEQDKLEHLKRMVDFHQDQSDEEKDEQPSWSWRKLLNSVFGNREERRHEHKRSGDSPDSYNLYKREPDYRNDYGYSKALEEDDYPPLKSSGIGIYLVNLTAGSMMAPHLNPRATEYGIVLRGAGTIEIVFPNGTTAMNAEVKEGDVFWVPRYFPFCQIASRTGPFEFFGFTTSARKNYPHFLVGANSILRTMAGPEVAAAFGASEERYRHLVDAQRESVILPSASAAPPYEAGEGEEGEVGGKKKNSNNNNNFERLPKVIKNFGNDLIMGFD; this is encoded by the exons AAGGCACGCGTCTCCCTTAATTTTCTCCCTCTCCCTCTTCATAAACCTCCCCATGACCTCTTTTTTCCTCCATCAAACTCAAAAATTCAAGACAAATCATTCAGAccgactaaaaaaaaaatgggaaacaaaaaattgaCCCTTCTGGTTCTTGTTCTTGTGCTGTGCTATGGAGTACTTGGAATCAAGGCATTGAGCTTTGCTGAAGATGTAGAAGACTGGAGGAGATCAGAGAGAGGAGAAGAGGCAGAAGCAGAgcaacaacaagaagaagaagactggaggagagagagaggaggaagaggaagaggaagtaAGATTAGTAGTGAGGACTGGTTCTTGCTTCGAGATGTAAAGCCCATTGTCAAAACCGATGCAGGGGAGATGAGGGTGGTGAAGAGCCTCGGTAGTAGAAATCTCGGAAGGAACATGCATATCGGTTTCATCACCATGGAACCCCAAACCCTTTTCATCCCTCAGTACCTTGATTCCAATTTGATCATCTTCATTCGCAGAG GGGAAGCAAAGTTGGGATTAATATATGGTGATGATCTAGCTGAGAGGAGATTGAAGAGTGGGGATGTTTATCTGATTCCTGCTGGGTCAGCATTTTACTTGGTGAACACAGGCGAGGGTCAGAGACTTCACATCATCTGCAGCATTGACACATCTGAGAGTTTAGGCTTGGGTGCTTTCCAG TCCTTCTTCGTGGCTGGAGGAACATACCCAACATCTATTCTCTCTGGATTCAGCACACATATACTTGAGAATGCCTTTAAC GTCTCAAGAGGAGAACTAACAGAGATATTAAGCAGGCAAGAAGAGGGTCCAATAGTCTACATTACAGACCCCAACCCACCAAGCCTATGGTCCAAGTTTTTGCAACTAAAAGAGCAAGATAAACTTGAACACCTGAAGAGAATGGTCGATTTTCACCAAGACCAATCTGACGAAGAAAAAGATGAACAACCAAGTTGGTCATGGAGGAAGCTATTGAATTCCGTATTTGGGAATAGAGAGGAGAGAAGGCATGAACACAAGAGATCTGGTGACTCTCCGGACTCTTATAACCTCTACAAACGAGAGCCAGATTACAGAAATGATTATGGATATAGCAAGGCACTCGAGGAGGACGATTATCCTCCTCTCAAAAGCTCTGGCATTGGAATTTACCTCGTCAACCTCACTGCG GGATCAATGATGGCGCCTCATCTGAATCCGAGAGCAACAGAGTATGGGATAGTTTTGAGAGGAGCAGGGACAATAGAGATAGTGTTTCCGAACGGTACGACGGCCATGAACGCGGAGGTCAAAGAAGGAGACGTGTTTTGGGTGCCGAGGTATTTCCCTTTCTGTCAGATCGCATCTCGAACAGGGCCTTTCGAGTTCTTCGGATTCACAACCTCGGCGCGCAAGAATTACCCTCACTTCTTGGTTGGTGCAAACTCGATTCTAAGGACAATGGCGGGTCCGGAGGTAGCAGCTGCTTTCGGTGCCAGCGAGGAGAGATACAGACACTTGGTAGACGCTCAACGCGAATCTGTGATCTTGCCTTCTGCATCGGCGGCTCCGCCGTATGAGGCCGGGGAGGGAGAGGAAGGGGAGGTTGGGGGTAAGAAGAagaacagcaacaacaacaacaattttgAGAGGCTTCCGAAAGTGATCAAGAACTTTGGGAATGATCTCATCATGGGTTTTGATTAG